One segment of Candidatus Manganitrophus noduliformans DNA contains the following:
- a CDS encoding metal ABC transporter ATP-binding protein, with product MAHPALKTVPTPHTAAKPIIHFVRATFAFANRIAMEEITLDIMEGEFAGVIGPNGSGKTTFLKAILGLVHPVSGSVQIFDCECHALRCEHRARIGYLPQKELIDPHYPITAWEVVMMGRYAAIGLFRRPAKADREIVFESLQAVGVEPLKDLPFGSLSGGQQQRVLIARALAQRPQILLLDEPTTGIDAAAQHHLIDLIRSLHQNYGLTIVFVTHDINIISPVVDSLILLKTRLYGKGPPRDILKQEILSGVYGKETLLAEREKGPYVIMSDHHHH from the coding sequence ATGGCCCATCCGGCCTTGAAAACGGTTCCGACACCGCACACCGCCGCAAAACCGATCATTCATTTCGTCCGCGCCACGTTCGCCTTTGCCAACCGGATCGCCATGGAAGAGATCACCCTCGATATCATGGAAGGGGAGTTTGCCGGCGTCATCGGGCCGAACGGCTCCGGGAAGACCACCTTCCTCAAAGCGATCCTCGGCCTCGTCCATCCGGTTTCTGGAAGCGTCCAGATCTTTGATTGCGAATGCCATGCCTTACGATGCGAGCACCGCGCCCGCATCGGATATCTTCCCCAAAAGGAACTGATCGACCCCCATTACCCGATCACCGCGTGGGAGGTGGTGATGATGGGCCGCTATGCCGCGATCGGGCTCTTTCGCCGTCCTGCGAAGGCAGACCGGGAAATCGTCTTCGAGTCGCTGCAAGCGGTCGGCGTCGAACCGTTGAAGGATCTCCCCTTCGGCAGTCTCTCCGGCGGACAGCAACAGCGGGTCCTCATCGCGCGGGCGCTGGCCCAACGTCCGCAGATCCTTTTGCTGGACGAGCCGACCACCGGGATTGACGCCGCCGCGCAGCATCATCTGATCGATCTGATTCGGAGCCTGCATCAGAACTACGGCCTGACGATTGTTTTCGTGACGCACGACATCAACATCATCAGCCCTGTCGTCGACTCTCTGATTCTCTTAAAAACCCGGCTCTACGGGAAGGGGCCTCCCCGCGACATTTTAAAGCAGGAGATTCTCTCCGGCGTATACGGCAAAGAGACCCTCCTCGCCGAACGGGAGAAGGGACCCTACGTCATCATGAGCGATCACCATCATCACTGA
- a CDS encoding anhydro-N-acetylmuramic acid kinase yields the protein MKIIGLISGTSSDGIDAALVDIRKNRGRLQLELIAFEVYPYPKSLPRQLIDLASGFPQSIANVCHLNFYVGELFAEAAREIARKGRVPLGKIELIGSHGQTVHHLPEPKREGKRAIRSTLQIGEPSVIAERTGITTIADFRPRDMAAGGEGAPLTPYLHFLLLSDPKRSRAVVNIGGISNVTYLKAGASLEKTAAFDMGPGNMVIDGLVRTLTGKEIDEGGKMARRGKADAALLSELMRHPFIRRKPPKSTGREVFGASMVASILQSTRMRRLPPEDLVATATTFTASAISENIDRFILKRGSLHEVIVGGGGVRNPVLMECLAELLAPIPVQPFEAFGYESRAIEAMTFALFAYQTFHGQPTNIPSVTGARRPVLLGKIVPGASFNLK from the coding sequence GTGAAGATCATCGGCCTCATATCGGGAACCTCTTCGGACGGCATCGATGCCGCTCTGGTCGATATCCGAAAAAATCGAGGGCGGCTTCAATTGGAGTTGATCGCCTTTGAGGTTTATCCCTATCCGAAATCTCTCCCGCGGCAATTAATCGATCTGGCCTCCGGTTTCCCTCAATCGATTGCGAACGTCTGTCATCTGAATTTTTACGTCGGCGAGCTCTTCGCCGAGGCGGCGCGGGAGATTGCCCGGAAGGGGCGGGTGCCTCTTGGCAAAATTGAATTGATCGGATCGCATGGACAGACGGTTCATCATCTTCCGGAGCCGAAGCGGGAAGGCAAGCGGGCGATCCGCTCCACCCTCCAGATCGGGGAGCCGTCGGTGATCGCCGAGCGGACGGGAATTACCACCATCGCCGACTTTCGCCCCCGCGATATGGCCGCTGGAGGCGAGGGGGCGCCGCTGACCCCCTATCTTCATTTCCTTCTCCTTTCCGATCCAAAACGGTCGCGCGCCGTTGTGAACATCGGAGGGATCAGCAATGTCACCTATCTGAAAGCGGGGGCGTCTCTGGAAAAGACGGCGGCCTTCGATATGGGGCCGGGGAACATGGTGATCGACGGGTTGGTCCGGACCCTCACCGGGAAGGAGATCGACGAAGGGGGAAAGATGGCGCGCCGGGGAAAAGCGGACGCGGCCCTTTTGTCGGAGCTGATGCGCCATCCTTTTATCCGAAGAAAGCCGCCGAAGAGCACCGGCCGCGAGGTCTTCGGGGCGTCGATGGTGGCGTCGATTCTCCAATCGACCCGGATGCGCCGTCTCCCGCCGGAGGACCTGGTGGCGACGGCGACGACTTTCACCGCTTCGGCGATCTCCGAGAACATCGATCGATTCATCTTAAAACGGGGAAGCCTTCACGAGGTGATCGTCGGAGGGGGCGGGGTGCGGAATCCGGTCCTGATGGAGTGCCTTGCCGAACTGCTCGCTCCCATCCCCGTTCAACCGTTCGAGGCGTTCGGCTATGAAAGCCGCGCCATCGAAGCGATGACCTTCGCCCTCTTTGCCTATCAAACCTTCCACGGCCAGCCGACGAACATCCCCTCCGTGACCGGGGCGCGACGGCCTGTCCTCTTGGGAAAGATTGTTCCGGGAGCTTCTTTCAATCTGAAATAA
- a CDS encoding protein kinase domain-containing protein, with protein MPTDFPVQYGKYLLIDKIAKGGMAEVFLAKQTGSKGFERLLAIKRILPQFTENAEFVSMFINEAKVAAQLSHPNIVQVFDFGQVEESYYIGMEYVMGRDLRTIMERSQKSNRPLPIDQILFIVSRVCSGLEHAHKKKDLHGNELNLVHRDISPQNILISYDGEIKLVDFGIAKAALQENETRTGTLKGKFAYMSPEQAWGKKVDHRSDLFSLGIVLYECATGKRLFKGDSEINTLDRVREAKFDPPRRFNADISEQVETVISKSLVKEAGNRCPSAAQMQRELERCLSKPLSEVQAGLAQNLHQLFNEEIEKDRVRMKKAALATSEKSKIEGGAQTPPSGPSKAAPPSKPTPESPKAEFKSTAQPTILQKLQDRIHHRGDLPVLRDTVIQTLRAAEDKVSGAADVARSILQDQGFAVKVLKVANSAYFNGGYGEVYTVSRAVVVLGLDMIRSVSLGLSFVELFQKQHPGIDLKKIIADAFIAATLAKELGERLHYPKQEELFLATLFYNLGPISLAYYLPESHLEIQRLVEKSGLPLWKAEQQVLGASVNQLGIAMAKECKVPDHLAEPLAASDQILFSPANTPREQLWAVSYLANRIVGNLFTEKGTEEEMAGLMQQMEVCLKIPPEEGLGLIQKAYKNIKEVSDSFEIEAEKFRPPTSGSKTSSPRSGLLERLGKIFRVSEGAEEEVPIPPVQIKESTNETEKIEAPEKIEGIDRPSLQLKFLRDISNHIAENQDINVLFSAILEGIHIGIGFDRALLVLCNPSKTQITGRYGLGALSQELADRLKLPNDPADNIFGKVYLEKKAVFVQDIHVEPVRSLISKTFLSLFESRSFVISPIHAKGNVIGFFYADKALSKEVISQEDYQLFLHFAFHANIALERMFLRSTS; from the coding sequence ATGCCGACCGATTTTCCCGTGCAATACGGAAAGTATCTCCTCATCGATAAGATTGCCAAGGGGGGCATGGCGGAGGTCTTCCTCGCGAAGCAGACCGGATCGAAAGGATTCGAGCGGCTTCTTGCCATCAAGCGGATTCTTCCCCAGTTTACCGAGAATGCCGAATTCGTCTCGATGTTCATCAACGAGGCCAAAGTCGCGGCCCAACTCTCCCATCCGAATATCGTCCAGGTGTTCGATTTCGGACAGGTTGAAGAGTCGTACTACATCGGGATGGAATATGTGATGGGGAGAGATCTTCGGACGATCATGGAGCGGAGTCAAAAGAGCAACCGGCCCCTTCCGATCGATCAGATTCTCTTCATCGTCAGCCGCGTCTGCAGCGGGCTGGAGCATGCGCACAAGAAGAAAGATCTGCACGGAAACGAGCTGAACCTGGTTCACCGGGACATCAGCCCGCAGAACATTCTGATCTCCTACGACGGCGAGATCAAGCTGGTCGATTTCGGCATCGCCAAGGCGGCCCTCCAGGAGAACGAAACCCGGACCGGAACGTTGAAAGGAAAATTCGCCTACATGTCTCCCGAGCAGGCCTGGGGAAAGAAAGTCGATCACCGCTCCGACCTTTTTTCTCTGGGAATTGTCTTGTACGAGTGTGCCACCGGCAAGCGGCTCTTCAAAGGGGACAGCGAAATCAACACACTCGACCGTGTTCGAGAGGCGAAATTCGATCCGCCGCGCCGGTTTAATGCCGATATCTCGGAGCAGGTCGAGACGGTCATCTCGAAGTCGCTCGTCAAGGAGGCGGGGAATCGGTGCCCTTCCGCGGCGCAGATGCAGAGGGAGTTGGAGCGGTGTTTGTCGAAGCCGCTCAGCGAGGTCCAAGCGGGGCTGGCCCAAAATCTCCACCAACTTTTTAACGAGGAGATCGAGAAAGACCGGGTGCGGATGAAAAAGGCCGCCTTGGCGACCTCGGAAAAATCGAAGATTGAAGGGGGGGCGCAAACTCCCCCTTCGGGTCCTTCAAAAGCGGCGCCCCCTTCCAAGCCGACACCGGAGTCGCCGAAGGCAGAGTTCAAATCAACGGCTCAGCCGACGATCCTCCAGAAGTTACAGGATCGGATCCATCATCGGGGGGATCTTCCTGTTTTGCGCGATACGGTGATTCAGACGCTGCGCGCGGCGGAGGACAAAGTTTCAGGCGCCGCCGATGTGGCCAGAAGCATCCTTCAGGATCAGGGATTCGCCGTGAAGGTCCTTAAAGTGGCCAATTCTGCCTACTTCAACGGCGGCTACGGGGAGGTCTACACCGTCTCAAGGGCCGTCGTGGTTCTCGGCCTCGATATGATCCGTTCGGTGAGTCTCGGTCTGTCGTTTGTGGAGTTATTCCAAAAGCAGCACCCCGGGATCGATTTAAAAAAGATCATTGCAGACGCCTTCATCGCGGCCACCCTCGCGAAAGAATTGGGTGAACGCCTCCACTATCCGAAACAAGAAGAGCTCTTTCTCGCAACGCTTTTTTACAATCTCGGACCGATCTCGCTTGCTTATTATCTTCCGGAGTCGCATCTTGAGATTCAGCGCCTGGTGGAAAAATCGGGGCTCCCTTTGTGGAAAGCGGAGCAACAGGTTTTGGGGGCCTCCGTCAACCAGCTCGGCATCGCCATGGCGAAGGAGTGCAAGGTTCCTGATCATCTGGCGGAGCCGTTGGCCGCCTCCGACCAGATCCTTTTTTCCCCTGCGAACACCCCTCGGGAACAGCTCTGGGCCGTCTCATACCTCGCAAACAGAATCGTCGGGAATCTCTTCACGGAGAAGGGGACGGAAGAAGAGATGGCCGGGTTGATGCAGCAGATGGAGGTCTGCCTGAAGATCCCGCCCGAGGAGGGATTGGGCTTGATCCAGAAGGCATACAAAAATATCAAGGAAGTTTCGGACAGCTTTGAAATTGAAGCGGAGAAATTCAGGCCTCCCACATCCGGTTCAAAAACTTCCTCCCCCCGGAGTGGTTTGCTGGAGCGTCTCGGAAAGATATTCCGGGTCTCGGAGGGAGCCGAGGAAGAGGTGCCGATCCCTCCGGTCCAGATCAAAGAATCGACGAATGAGACAGAAAAGATTGAAGCGCCGGAAAAAATCGAAGGGATCGACCGGCCTTCGCTGCAGTTGAAGTTCCTGCGGGACATTTCCAATCACATCGCCGAGAATCAAGATATCAATGTCCTTTTCAGCGCCATCCTGGAAGGGATTCACATCGGAATCGGTTTTGACCGGGCCCTTCTCGTTCTCTGTAATCCTTCGAAAACACAAATTACGGGCCGCTACGGTCTTGGCGCCCTGTCTCAGGAACTGGCGGATCGGTTGAAGCTTCCGAATGACCCCGCCGATAATATTTTTGGAAAAGTTTACTTGGAGAAAAAGGCGGTATTCGTCCAGGATATTCATGTCGAGCCGGTCCGATCCCTGATATCGAAGACTTTTCTCTCTCTCTTCGAGTCCCGGTCCTTCGTGATCAGCCCGATTCACGCCAAGGGGAATGTCATCGGGTTCTTCTATGCGGACAAGGCTCTCTCCAAAGAGGTGATCAGCCAGGAAGATTATCAGCTCTTTCTGCACTTTGCTTTTCATGCAAATATCGCTCTGGAGCGGATGTTTCTGAGGTCGACCTCATGA
- a CDS encoding metal ABC transporter permease: protein MLSYGFMQRALLASFLIGLVCSVIGVFVVLKGLSFIGAGTAHAAFAGVALAFLIGANPLLMAVFFGLSTVWITGYLQQTGKMKPDVSIGIFYTLTMALAILFIGLMKAYNPEVYGYLFGSILSVTPSDLKAILLLSLGILLTIFLFFKEFHFISFDQEMAEASGIPARNLFFLLLSLISLTIVISLQAVGAILVFALLVIPAAAAQQWATKMRTMIIISILIGISSSWAGVILSYWFDLPSGSTIVLLATLFFFLSVLFSPKRRRSAFRKESAEKIPE from the coding sequence ATGCTTTCATACGGTTTCATGCAGCGGGCGCTGCTCGCCTCTTTCTTGATCGGACTGGTCTGCTCGGTCATCGGGGTCTTCGTCGTCTTGAAGGGGCTTTCATTTATCGGGGCGGGGACGGCGCATGCCGCTTTTGCGGGGGTGGCGCTCGCCTTCCTGATCGGGGCGAACCCTCTCCTGATGGCCGTTTTCTTCGGCCTCTCCACCGTCTGGATCACCGGCTACCTGCAACAGACCGGAAAGATGAAGCCGGATGTCTCGATCGGGATCTTCTACACCTTGACGATGGCGCTGGCCATTCTCTTTATCGGCCTGATGAAGGCGTACAATCCGGAGGTCTACGGTTATCTCTTCGGAAGCATCCTCTCAGTCACCCCGTCGGATCTGAAGGCGATTCTCCTTCTCTCCCTCGGCATCCTCCTGACGATCTTTCTCTTCTTCAAAGAGTTCCACTTTATCTCATTCGACCAGGAGATGGCGGAGGCGAGCGGCATTCCGGCCCGCAATCTCTTTTTTCTCCTGCTGAGCCTCATCTCCCTGACCATCGTGATCTCCCTTCAAGCGGTCGGCGCGATTTTGGTCTTCGCGCTGTTGGTGATCCCCGCCGCCGCGGCCCAGCAGTGGGCGACCAAGATGAGAACGATGATCATTATCTCCATCCTCATCGGCATCTCTTCCTCCTGGGCGGGGGTGATTCTCTCCTACTGGTTCGACCTTCCCTCCGGATCAACGATCGTTCTCCTGGCAACGCTCTTCTTCTTCCTCTCGGTCCTCTTTTCACCGAAGCGACGACGGAGCGCGTTTCGCAAGGAATCGGCGGAAAAAATCCCGGAGTAA
- a CDS encoding 4a-hydroxytetrahydrobiopterin dehydratase, whose amino-acid sequence MASELAQKECIPCKGGVPPLKGKELSILLEKLGNGWKVIDEHHLEKEYTFPNFRQALDFTIRAGELAEAQFHHPDIYLAWGKVKLTIWTHKINGLTESDFVWAAKADQEREKL is encoded by the coding sequence ATGGCGAGTGAATTGGCGCAGAAAGAATGTATCCCCTGTAAGGGAGGCGTTCCTCCGCTGAAGGGGAAAGAGCTATCCATTCTCCTGGAAAAACTCGGGAACGGCTGGAAGGTGATCGACGAACATCATCTCGAAAAGGAGTACACCTTCCCCAATTTTCGGCAGGCGCTCGATTTTACGATTCGGGCCGGCGAGCTGGCCGAGGCGCAGTTCCATCACCCCGACATCTATCTGGCCTGGGGAAAGGTCAAATTGACCATCTGGACGCATAAAATCAACGGCCTGACCGAGAGCGACTTTGTCTGGGCGGCCAAGGCCGATCAAGAGCGGGAAAAACTGTAA
- a CDS encoding ferritin-like domain-containing protein, whose amino-acid sequence MAMNPFKERGIPLEKQIRNWKQIALLPYRKQQVDAYTRTRIILMNGIENEGWFFKHSFARNTDHKEIQARLAETRRVEHQQQVTINWLNPPDQTILETSIAYEQVAIDLTAYLARTEPDPYVKEVFDFGLLEDFDHLFRFAQMLDLIEGKDPDEILQGKTDVFPGRPTQDHHNDPILRLRKHYEKNQANPISKANILTLLSAEQQTALFYKSHGFQYGSPDLRELYAEISEVEEEHVTQYESLMDPKETWHEKWVCHEFVECANYYACYTTEVDPKLKQIWEMFLGYELEHLRIAGEMLKKYDKRDPEEIVGTTLPTPGTFEENKAYVADVLFNTVNKRLMPDGAFERIDALPSNWPSYAYQRIVNASGAPSEEVVRLRMESAGQELVRASEALAKRTAEIRLRSLDAEKAPNTAPERAEEVKPQYVARAA is encoded by the coding sequence ATGGCGATGAACCCATTCAAAGAGAGAGGGATCCCTCTGGAAAAACAGATCCGAAACTGGAAGCAGATCGCCCTGCTCCCCTATCGAAAACAGCAGGTCGATGCCTACACCCGCACCCGGATTATTCTCATGAACGGAATCGAGAACGAAGGGTGGTTCTTCAAACATTCCTTCGCCCGAAACACCGACCATAAGGAGATTCAGGCGCGCCTCGCCGAAACGCGACGGGTGGAGCACCAGCAGCAGGTCACGATCAACTGGCTCAACCCGCCGGACCAGACAATTTTGGAGACGAGCATCGCCTACGAGCAGGTGGCGATCGATCTCACCGCCTATTTGGCCCGCACCGAGCCCGATCCTTACGTAAAGGAAGTGTTCGATTTCGGACTTCTTGAAGATTTCGATCATCTATTTCGTTTCGCCCAGATGCTCGACCTGATCGAGGGGAAAGATCCGGACGAAATTCTCCAGGGAAAAACCGATGTCTTCCCCGGACGGCCGACGCAGGACCATCACAACGATCCGATCCTTCGCCTTCGGAAACATTACGAGAAGAACCAGGCGAATCCGATCTCAAAAGCGAACATCCTGACCCTTCTCTCGGCGGAGCAGCAGACCGCCCTGTTCTACAAGTCACATGGGTTTCAGTATGGGAGTCCCGATTTAAGGGAGCTGTACGCCGAAATTTCGGAGGTCGAAGAGGAGCATGTCACACAGTATGAATCGCTGATGGATCCTAAGGAAACCTGGCATGAGAAATGGGTCTGCCATGAATTTGTGGAGTGCGCCAATTATTATGCCTGCTACACGACGGAAGTCGATCCGAAGCTGAAGCAGATCTGGGAAATGTTCCTCGGCTACGAATTGGAGCATTTGAGGATCGCCGGCGAGATGCTCAAGAAGTACGACAAACGCGATCCGGAGGAGATCGTCGGAACAACCCTTCCGACCCCCGGCACATTTGAGGAGAACAAAGCGTACGTCGCCGACGTTCTCTTCAACACGGTCAACAAACGCCTGATGCCCGACGGCGCGTTCGAGCGAATCGACGCGCTTCCGAGCAACTGGCCGAGCTACGCCTATCAACGGATCGTCAACGCGTCCGGAGCCCCTTCTGAGGAGGTCGTGCGGCTGAGAATGGAGTCGGCCGGACAGGAGCTCGTCCGGGCAAGCGAAGCATTAGCGAAGCGAACCGCCGAGATCCGCCTGAGATCACTCGACGCCGAGAAAGCCCCCAACACGGCGCCGGAGCGGGCCGAGGAGGTGAAGCCGCAATACGTGGCGCGGGCCGCGTAA
- a CDS encoding metal ABC transporter substrate-binding protein — translation MLLSRQHKKLSFQAVLLLGSLLFATGLHAEDKIPIVVTLPVLKDFTEQIGGSSVEVKSLITGMESEHTYTPKPSDLLAIKEAKLLVKIGLGLEIWVNALIKNADRPDLRIVTTSDGVGLIRDHAERPEREHLDKTIDPQHAFKEQHTMGNPHIWLDPENVKIMIRHITDELIRFDPARRGEYLKNQSRYILELESLEAELKKKVNRLPNRNIVTHHPAWPYYARRFGFVIKGDILTQVGTEPSAKHLGELIKLMKREKVKVIVSEPQLNPKVPQILSEETGAGVVVLSPLPGALPGTESYVDLIRYNTETLIKALGGS, via the coding sequence ATGCTTTTAAGCCGACAGCATAAAAAGTTGTCCTTCCAAGCGGTTCTCCTCCTGGGAAGCCTTCTCTTTGCGACCGGACTCCACGCGGAAGATAAAATCCCGATCGTGGTGACCCTCCCGGTCCTTAAAGATTTCACGGAACAGATCGGCGGTTCCAGTGTCGAGGTCAAGTCGCTGATCACCGGCATGGAAAGCGAGCATACCTACACCCCCAAGCCGAGCGACCTCCTTGCCATTAAAGAAGCGAAACTGCTGGTCAAGATCGGATTGGGATTGGAGATCTGGGTCAACGCCCTGATCAAAAATGCCGACCGCCCCGATTTGAGGATCGTCACCACCTCCGACGGGGTGGGACTCATCCGCGATCACGCCGAACGGCCCGAACGAGAGCACCTGGACAAAACCATCGACCCGCAGCATGCCTTCAAGGAACAACATACGATGGGGAATCCTCATATCTGGCTCGATCCGGAAAATGTTAAAATAATGATCAGGCACATTACGGACGAGCTGATCCGCTTCGATCCGGCCCGCCGCGGCGAATACCTGAAAAATCAGTCGCGCTACATCCTGGAACTGGAATCGCTCGAAGCGGAGCTGAAGAAAAAGGTGAACCGCCTGCCGAACCGAAACATCGTCACCCATCATCCGGCGTGGCCCTACTATGCCCGGCGGTTCGGCTTCGTCATCAAAGGGGATATTCTGACCCAGGTCGGCACCGAGCCGTCGGCCAAACATCTCGGCGAACTGATCAAGTTGATGAAGCGGGAGAAGGTGAAAGTGATCGTCTCGGAGCCGCAGCTCAACCCAAAAGTTCCCCAAATCCTCTCCGAGGAGACGGGGGCCGGAGTGGTCGTTCTCTCCCCGTTGCCGGGCGCCCTTCCGGGAACCGAGAGTTATGTCGACCTGATCCGTTACAACACCGAGACCTTGATCAAGGCTTTGGGAGGATCTTAA
- a CDS encoding alkaline phosphatase D family protein, whose protein sequence is MLRRDFLKLSGAFLVAAGLPGLLTACASNGKSSTSKTFPQGVASGDPRPNSVVIWTRALPHLLGQPHSVTAEVALDEAFTSLVLQETFHVSSASDYTLRVVVENLQPDTFYFYRFITASRQVSPTGRTLTAPPLSDAKEIHFAFVSCQDRGHGFYNAYRRMINDDRNQPADQQIRFVLHLGDFIYETNNDPLMAPLDEAFQPIPGGLIDGDGNRREVGAFPNGGKTSDGISYARTLDDYRHLYREYLTDPDLLEARARWPFIHIWDDHEFSDDSWQTEANYESAGTNGSTDEPSQPRKVAANQAWFEYLPVNLLQRGDIDPDLQQTKAFEFAEVRETLNDRVDESNFADNEDNLKAIDTLTIYRSFRFGRWLELAVTDNRSYRSDHPVPEEISGNGSVFVDPRMLLPLELVNQLDAGRTANNGDPDSFIFAGGVQINPRFNRPPGTILGGTQKEWWKALMLRSEARWKVWGNSVPLMRFLVNLSALNTGLPDVVLSTDSWDGYATERNELMAFLVSNGIRDVLSLSGDFHAHFAGVVLSNYDASPPAPAPAMAEFVCGSVSSVSMFAAARQLSERENPTENERLLQSLISYDATRADEPGENRVTNNLNNTLLNGVVAGVAAAQTNALSAIEAAKDLDVNGHLRYADTDGHGYGRVSVAENEVKVKLVTLSSINKESNGADPGIQRTAAFRVPSVMIAGKLEISGPVIEGEPPFP, encoded by the coding sequence GTGTTAAGACGCGACTTTTTAAAGCTCTCCGGCGCCTTTCTCGTCGCGGCCGGCCTTCCCGGTCTGCTGACCGCTTGCGCTTCGAACGGTAAAAGCAGTACCTCCAAAACCTTTCCCCAGGGGGTGGCCTCCGGCGATCCGAGGCCGAATTCGGTTGTTATCTGGACGCGCGCCCTTCCTCATTTGCTCGGGCAGCCGCATTCCGTGACCGCCGAAGTCGCACTGGATGAGGCTTTCACCAGTCTGGTCCTCCAGGAAACCTTTCATGTCTCTTCCGCCAGCGACTACACGTTGCGGGTGGTGGTCGAAAATCTCCAGCCCGATACCTTTTATTTTTACCGGTTCATCACCGCTTCAAGACAGGTCTCTCCGACGGGCCGCACTCTGACTGCGCCTCCGTTGTCCGATGCGAAGGAAATCCATTTTGCCTTCGTCAGTTGCCAGGACCGGGGACACGGTTTCTATAATGCTTATCGCCGGATGATCAACGATGATCGAAACCAGCCGGCCGATCAACAAATCCGCTTCGTGCTCCATCTCGGCGACTTCATCTATGAGACGAACAACGATCCCTTGATGGCACCGTTGGACGAAGCATTTCAGCCGATTCCCGGAGGGCTGATCGACGGCGACGGGAACCGGCGGGAGGTCGGGGCGTTTCCGAACGGAGGGAAAACGTCGGACGGCATCTCTTATGCCCGGACGCTGGACGACTATCGTCATCTCTATCGGGAATACTTGACCGATCCCGATCTGCTGGAGGCGCGGGCCCGATGGCCGTTCATCCATATTTGGGACGATCATGAATTTTCGGACGACAGCTGGCAAACCGAGGCCAATTACGAATCTGCCGGAACGAACGGCAGCACCGATGAACCTTCCCAGCCGCGAAAGGTGGCGGCCAACCAGGCCTGGTTCGAATACCTTCCGGTCAATCTGCTCCAACGGGGCGATATCGACCCCGATCTCCAGCAGACGAAAGCGTTTGAATTCGCCGAGGTGAGGGAGACGCTGAACGACCGGGTCGATGAGTCCAATTTCGCCGACAATGAAGACAACCTTAAAGCGATCGACACGTTGACGATCTATCGAAGCTTCCGTTTCGGCCGATGGCTGGAGCTGGCGGTGACCGACAACCGCTCTTACCGGAGCGATCACCCCGTGCCGGAAGAGATCAGCGGGAACGGGTCGGTCTTCGTCGATCCTCGGATGTTGCTGCCGTTGGAGCTGGTCAATCAGCTCGATGCCGGCCGAACGGCGAACAACGGCGATCCCGACTCTTTCATTTTCGCAGGAGGGGTGCAGATCAATCCCCGTTTCAACCGGCCGCCGGGGACGATCTTGGGGGGAACACAGAAGGAGTGGTGGAAAGCGTTGATGCTCCGGTCGGAGGCCCGCTGGAAGGTATGGGGGAATTCGGTTCCGTTGATGCGGTTTTTGGTCAACCTCAGCGCGTTGAACACCGGGCTGCCCGATGTGGTTCTCTCCACCGACAGCTGGGACGGTTATGCGACGGAGCGAAACGAGTTAATGGCTTTCCTTGTCTCCAACGGGATCAGGGACGTCCTCTCGCTCTCCGGAGATTTCCATGCCCACTTTGCGGGAGTCGTCCTGAGCAATTACGACGCGAGTCCCCCGGCGCCGGCGCCGGCGATGGCGGAGTTTGTCTGCGGGAGTGTTAGCTCCGTCTCGATGTTTGCCGCAGCGAGGCAGCTTTCAGAAAGAGAGAATCCGACGGAGAATGAACGGTTGTTGCAAAGCCTCATCAGCTACGATGCCACCCGGGCGGATGAGCCCGGTGAGAACCGTGTTACGAATAATCTGAACAACACCTTGTTGAACGGGGTCGTCGCCGGCGTTGCCGCCGCTCAAACCAACGCCCTCTCCGCCATCGAGGCGGCAAAAGATCTCGACGTGAACGGGCATCTGAGATATGCCGATACTGACGGGCATGGATACGGGCGGGTGAGCGTCGCTGAAAATGAGGTAAAAGTGAAGTTGGTGACCCTCTCTTCAATCAACAAAGAAAGCAACGGCGCTGATCCCGGAATTCAAAGAACGGCCGCCTTTAGAGTCCCTTCCGTGATGATTGCAGGGAAGCTGGAAATATCAGGCCCTGTGATCGAGGGAGAGCCCCCCTTTCCTTGA